The Miscanthus floridulus cultivar M001 chromosome 7, ASM1932011v1, whole genome shotgun sequence genome includes a region encoding these proteins:
- the LOC136466783 gene encoding zinc finger CCCH domain-containing protein 14-like: MDGGRKRGKADGAKGASAGGKRSRESESFQSGVGSKSKPCTKFFSTSGCPFGEGCHFLHYFPGGYQAVSEMTNLGGTTIAPPGRTTMDGPPTPTVKTRLCNKYNTAEGCKWGDKCHFAHGERELGKPMLMDSYMPPPMGPRPTGHFAPPPMANPGLATPASFGASATAKISVDASLAGGIIGRGGVHTKQISRVTGAKLAIRDHESDTSLKNIELEGTFDQIRNASAMVSELIVSISGNAPRQAKNPAGVTHRGGGTGSNFKTKMCENFAKGSCSFGDKCHFAHGGNELRKPAAA, encoded by the exons ATGGACGGAGGCCGCAAGAGGGGGAAGGCCGACGGCGCCAAAGGGGCCTCCGCCGGCGGGAAGCGGTCGCGAG AATCGGAGTCATTTCAAAGTGGTGTAGGAAGCAAATCGAAGCCATGCACCAAATTTTTCAG TACCTCTGGTTGTCCCTTTGGTGAGGGCTGCCATTTTCTCCATTACTTCCCTGGTGGCTACCAGGCAGTTTCAGAAATGACCAACTTGGGTGGCACAACAATTGCACCTCCTGGAAGAACGACAATGGATGGGCCCCCTACACCCACCGTGAAGACTCGCTTGTGCAACAAGTACAACACTGCAGAGGGATGCAAATGGGGTGACAAATGCCACTTTGCACATGGTGAAAGGGAGCTTGGCAAGCCTATGTTGATGGACAGCTATATGCCACCCCCCATGGGACCAAGACCCACTGGTCATTTTGCACCTCCACCTATGGCCAACCCGGGCTTGGCCACCCCAGCTAGCTTCGGCGCTTCTGCCACAGCCAAGATCAGTGTTGATGCATCCCTTGCAGGTGGCATCATCGGGAGGGGTGGAGTTCACACAAAACAGATATCTCGAGTCACCGGGGCAAAGCTGGCCATCCGGGACCATGAATCAGACACTAGCTTGAAAAACATTGAGCTTGAGGGCACCTTTGATCAGATCAGGAATGCTAGTGCTATGGTCAGTGAGCTGATTGTCAGCATCAGTGGCAATGCCCCTCGGCAGGCCAAGAACCCAGCTGGCGTAACTCATCGTGGTGGAGGCACAGGAAGCAACTTCAAGACCAAGATGTGTGAGAACTTCGCGAAAGGATCGTGTTCGTTTGGCGACAAGTGTCACTTTGCCCATGGTGGCAATGAGCTGCGCAAGCCTGCTGCTGCCTGA